The Lates calcarifer isolate ASB-BC8 linkage group LG6, TLL_Latcal_v3, whole genome shotgun sequence genome includes a region encoding these proteins:
- the rps21 gene encoding 40S ribosomal protein S21, with amino-acid sequence MQNDAGEFVDLYVPRKCSASNRIIGAKDHASIQINIAEVDKVTGRFNGQFKTYAICGAIRRMGESDDSILRLAKNDTIVAKNF; translated from the exons ATGCAGAACGACGCTGGTGAATTTGTGGACCTCTACGTCCCCCGTAAATG ctctgctaGCAACAGAATCATTGGAGCCAAGGACCATGCCTCCATCCAGATCAACATTGCTGAG GTTGACAAGGTGACCGGTCGTTTCAACGGTCAGTTCAAAACCTACGCTATCTGTGGTGCCATCCGCAGAATG GGTGAGTCTGATGACTCCATCCTGAGGCTGGCAAAGAATGACACCATTGTTGCAAA GAACTTCTGA